The Fluviispira sanaruensis sequence AATTTAAGGATATCCCTTGATCTGAGGGATGCATAAGCGCATCAGCCACAGACACAGAGCCAATTCCTAAATACCTAAATCGTTCCGTTGTAGCAGGTAAAAATCCTAAGTAATTTAAAAATTGCCACACTCGCAACTGTAAATAGTTTAGTAAAATTTTTATTTTGAATCTCTTCTCAAAAAAAGAACTCCACATTGCTTTGTAACGTGCTTGAATTCTCCGTTCAAGTTTTCTCCCATGGTAGCTATAAACCATCAATCTTAAAGCTCCGCCTGGGTTTAAACGCTCTTCAATTGCTTTTAAAAGTAAGTAAGGATTGGGTTGATGATGCAAAACACCAAAACATTGGATAAAATCGAAGCTCCCCAAAGCTTTCTCTTTTAAAATCATTTCTGCGTTGCCTAATAAAAAATTAACTTTTTTGAGGCTTTCCTGATGAGTAAACAGGTTTTTAAATCGCTGATAAGATATCTTTTTTTTTGCATTTTTCAAGGCTTTTCGGCTTAGATCAACAGCTAGTATTTCATTTTTTTTATGGAGTTTTCTAAATAATAGGGGTTCGTCCGTGCCACAACCTACGAGAAGAATTCGATTTGAACTTGGGAAAACAGCTTCTATTTCTCCTTTAAACATATAGATTTCTTGCTTGTTAACTGTCTTATTGTTTTTTTTGTAGCTCAGGCTCATTTGCCAGAGTCTCTGTGCAAATGAAATTCTTCCCAAACTGATTAATCGCGCAAATCCTCCATGGGAGGTAAGGTGAGCTTCAATCTTTGGCGAAAGAAAAAAAGGGCGATTTGGGTAAGGAAAAAGATCATAAAACTGACGCATTTTTTCAATCTTTAACTGCTCCATAAGCGCTTCCTTTCTATAAACTATTAAAAAACACATAAAATTCATATATTATAGCATATCATAACAATGTTCCAAAAGACTTTAGTTCGCACTTGACACTTAATTTCTGGTAAAGTATTGCTGTTGGACTGATCTGGTGGCTGTAGTCAAGCGGTTAAGACAATGGATTGTGATTCCATCATTCGGGGGTTCGAATCCCCTCAGTCACCCCATCTCTTCATAGAACTTCATGAATCAGTTTTTCCTCTTTAAAAAATTTTACCATTTATAAAAAATCATGTAATATTACATCCTTAATAAGACAAAGGATAAATCATGAAATTGAGCAAAAAACCTTATTTTTCAACAAAAAGACTCCAGCTCCGCTATATTACAGAGCAAGATGTTGATGATATATTTTATTTTGCAAAAAACAGTAATATTACCCGTTATACAACTTTTGATACCCATAGAAATATCCAAGACAGCTATAATTTCATTAGAAGAAGCCGTGCTCTCAACATCAAAGATCCCCTAAACCCATTAGCCATTGTCATACAAGAGAGTGGGAAGGAGAAAATGATTGGAACTGTCGGATTATTTCATGGATCTATGTGCAAAGAAAACACTCTAGAACTTGGCTATGCCCTCGGCGAAGACTGGTGGGGAAAAGGTTACGTGGTAGAAGCCGCTCAAATCTTAATCAACCATGCTTTTAAGCAAACTAGCACCCATAGAATTCAAGCAGTTTGCGTGAGAGAAAATATTGGTAGTTTTCGGGTAATGGAAAAGTTAGGAATGCAAAGAGAAGGGATATTAAGAAAATACGCTTACAAAAACGATTATCATTACGACTTATATATGTACTCATTGCTCAAGGAGGAATGGGAAGTTTTTAAATAAAATTAATTATTCACTATAAGAACATCGCAATGGATTTTATTTGCAATATAATTCGCGGTTGAACCTAGCATACCAATAAAGGAATGATGATGGCCAGCAACAATAACGAGATCAAATGCATTTTCTTTAGCAAAAGCCACTATTCCAGGCTTCGGATTGCCAAAAAAAACATGCTTTTGATTGGTTTCTAATTTATATTGCGCAGCGACTTCTTGCATTTTTTCTTCAGCTTTTTCCATTATTTTTTTTTCAAGATCAATATCCATAGGATAATAATAACCATGAATTGGCACAGATGCTACAGGAAGCACAACGTGACATAAATGAGTTTCTGCTTGAAATGAATGAGCGATTTTGAATGATTTTCCTAAATATTTTAAACTATCTTCAGAAAAATCAGTGCACAATAGAATTTTTTTATACATTGACATGAATAAAACCCCTAATAACAATAAAAAATTTACTTTTTAACGATTAACACATCACAATCAGCCTTATTTGAAAGAACTGCCGCAACAGAACCTAACATACCTAAGCGAGAATGATCATGTCCACCAACAATGATTGCATCGATATTTAATTTTTTAGAAAGATTGAGTATTTCTTCTTTTGCATTGCCCCTTAAGAAATGAGTGTTCTTCTCACTGATAGATAAATGATGAGCTAATTCTGCAAATTTTTTCTTAAGTGGATCGAGGACATTTTCGTTGAAATCAAAGGATTGATAATAAAAATAAGATGCAGGAGCTACAACACTTTCATCACCCAATACATAGCATAAATGCACATCTGCTTTTGTTATTTCACGTAACAAAAGAGTTTTTTGTGAAACAGCTTCCGTTACTTCTGAGAAATCGATAGCCATTAATATATTTTTATACATAACTGACCCCATTTTAAATGAAATATCGAATTTTATGCCCATTCATAAAATTATAAATCCACCCTTAAAAATTCATGTTCCAACTTATATATATATTTCACAAGTTAAATAAAGGCAATATTTCTCTTGAAAATAGAAAATATTGCTAACCAGTTATAACTCATTTAAATCCCACAACTGCGCTCCTTTTGCGTAGATTACAATAATTCTGCTTAATTTCTTTTATATTATGCCAAATACATATAAGCTCCATATATAAGGGCTCTGCTTTAAGTTTTATCCTGTGCGAGGATCAATATGCTTGTAAAATATTCATTTTATTTTTTATTTTTTATCTTTTCAAATTCAATTTCTGCCGAAGAAAACCAAACACAGCCTATTATTGAGACAATTACTATAGAATATTCAGAAACTAATTCGAACTTAACAGTTTTTATGTCTAATTGCTTTGCAGATGGCAAAAATATAGATCAGTGCGAATATGAATACTATTTATATGTTAATCATCGTTTAAGAGTTATGTGAGCATATGCTAGATTAAAATTTCTGTATCAGAAAAAAATAAACAATGAAGTTAATATTGTTATTCATTACAGATTTTTTTTAAATGAAATATTAAAATTTAAACTATATCCTGCGTCAACATATATTTTGGCACATCTGAAATATGTCCGAATGGGCCTGAATATATGTTCTCAATAGGAATCACATCTAAAGAGTCGATATTGTCTTTTTGCGTGATTTTTGTTTCATCAATTACAATAATTCTATGACAATTTGTATCAGAAATAATTAAATGTCCGTCAAACCATGAAATACCTGATGGTTCATTTAATTTTTCAGAGAGATGAACTGTTCCTAAATAATCTTTATCAACAGAATAAATTCTTAGAGCATTATTATAGCTATCAACGATATAAAGATTGTTACTTACTGAACTCCAGGCACAACTCAACGGATGTTGGAGTCGAGCTTCTGCTCCAAGACCATCGCAAAAACCAAAATCGAAAAGCCCTTCTCCTACGAGACTCACTATCATTGTTTTACCAGATTCATTCCAATTTTTAACCACAAGACGAATTGAGCTTGTTTCACTGTCGGTAAATGCGAGCACAGTGTCGGATATTGCTGTTATTCCAGATGGCTGAGCAAGTGCAGCAAAAGAAGCGGGGCCATCCACAATGTCCTCACGCCCAGATCCTGCAATATGTAAAATAGATTCATCTTTTGCAACAAATAGGACAATTTGATGGCTTCCTGTACAAGTTATTGCAAGATCATTTCCCCATAAACAGACATCGGTTGGGGAATTAAGAGGCGCTAACTTGGCCACATACTCTGAACGACTTTCGAAAACCCCCTTATCGCCCTTACCAGCAATGACACGATATTTTCGCTGAGGCTTTCCTTCTAAATCGAAGGCAATAAGTCGGTGATGCTCAGAGTCGCAAACGATAAGTTCACTTTTCCAAACGCAACAACCTTGTGGGGATAATAAAATTCCTTCACCAAACGAGGAGATAAATTTTCCTTCAGAGTTTAATTGCACTATTCTATTATTATAAGTGTCTGATACAAAATAATGAACTGTATTATTTATTTTCGTAGCCACTGCTTTTGTTGGATAACGAAAATTTAATTTATCTTCTATATTTTCCCATTCACATAATTTTATCTCTGGCAAATTTTTATTATGCAACAAATTAATTATATGTTCTTTAAGAATATCATATTTATTTTCACCAGAAGCCGAAAAGGCTATCATTCCATCGCTATCAATTAATATAAAAGTTGGCCAAGCGCGTACAGCAAATTTTTTCCAGAGCTGCATTTCTTCATCTACAATAACTGGATGTTGAATATTTAAACGGTGACAAGCATCTTTAATATTTTCATAATCTTTTTCATGCGAAAATTTAGCACAATGCACTCCTAGTACAACTAAACCTTTTGGACAGAACTCCTCTTCAATTTTCTTTAAATCATGTAATATATGTACGCAGTTTATACAGCAATATGTCCAAAAATCGAGTAATATTGGATGTCCTTTAAAGTTTGCTAAACTTAAATTATGTTTTGTGTTAATCCATTTAAATTGCGGAGGGAAGTCGGGGGCATGAACCGGCATTGTGACACCTATAATAAAAAAAACTTGTTACAGTTTATATTTTACTTCATTTTGAATCGATCAAAAAGTCCCTTAATCATTTTATAATCCATTTTAAGCCCAGAAATACCCTTACGTTTAATTATGACAATAAGTTTTGGCAAAAAAATGACAAACGCAATCAAACCAAAAAGTAGAACAAAAGTAAATATAACCAAAAATATGGGAATTAATAAAATAATTGATAAGATAGAAGGTCTATTTTTAGTCAGGACTGAACCCTTAGAAAAGGTCCAAGAAAATGAGCGAAATTGATTATTTTGATTCATATTCGTAAAATTTTGCGAAGAATAATCAATATCTGGATTAATAGACAAATTTTCTATTTCATTAACGGAATTATTTGAATCAGGTATGCTTTTACTAGAGCCTTCTTCTGAAACAAATTCAGCATCAATAATATCATTATATTTATTCGACTCATCCTTCTTCATATAAACCTCTTGAATAATGTGATAGATTATTTGAATTTTAAAAACTCAAACTTTCTTTAGATTTAAAATAGAATTCATCTTGATTATTCAAATCATAAAGTTTTTTAAGAATATTTAAATTCCAAAAAATATCTGCTTCAGAATTCCAAGTAAGAACTCCATTATTTAAGGCACAAATTCTATTTGCAATCATTTTTGCAAAATGTAAATCATGAGTAGCTAAAAAGATTATCGCTTTATTTTTTACTACGTATTCTCTACATTTTTCAACAAGATTTATTTTATGCTTTAAATCTAAATCCCCATCAGGTTCATCTAGAATTAATATTTTTGATTTCCTTTGCCATATTCTAGCTAATTGAACCCTTTTCCACTCTCCACCGCTTAAAAGAATAATTTCTTTTTTTGCTTGTGAAGCTATATCAAAATCTCTTAATAAACTCGAAAAGTCAATTGAAAATTCATTGTTTGATTTCTGTAAAAATTTAATATTATTTTCTCGCTCAAGCAGCAAAAACTCTTCTACATTAAAATTTTCTGCTCTGGTAAATGACTGTGGCAACCAAGAGATCATACGAGATCTATACAAGTTATTAATATTACTTATTTTTTCTTGATTGATTGATACTTGTCCGTATGATGGCTCCACAACTCCAGCACATATTTTAAGCAAAGTACTTTTCCCAGCTCCGTTGTTACCTAAAAAACAGATAATTTCACCTTCATTAAACTCAAAATTAATATCCTTTAGTAAAGTTTTTCTATTATAGTCTAAATAAAAAAGTGTTTTTACCTTGAAGTTTAAACCCATCATTAAACTTTTTTCCTTATTAAAATAAAGGCCAATACGGGTGCTCCTAGAATTGCTGTAAAAATACCCAACGGCAATTGAGCAGGTGAAAATAACGAGCGAGAAAGTGTATCTGCATTAATTAAGACTATAGCTCCTAAAATCATACTTAAAATACATTCAAACCTTGCAGAAAACCTATGCAGTCTTCGAATCATATGCGGAATAATCAGACCAATAAATCCTATTGACCCGGCTGTAGAAACAACTAGAGAAACTAAAAAACAAATCATTACTATTGAAGTTTTTCTTAATTTAACAGGATTTATTCCCATTGATTTAGAAAAATCATCTCCAAACAACATAAGATCAAAGTAATTCGTATTCCTTAAAAGAAAAAAAATAGGCATGATAGACATAGTATAAAAAATAAATAATTGAATTAAAGTAATTGGCTGTAACGTACCTATCATGGCATTGTGAATTTCAGATAGCTGTTCTGGCCTTGCAAGTGTTATAATCATCAGAGAAATCGATGAAAAAAAAGAGTTTATAATAATTCCTATCACAGGATAGATGTATTCATCATTCACACTCTTAATTTTTTTCCTAAAAAAGATTAAAATAAAAAAAGATAAAAAACAGCCTATAAAAGTAAAAATAGACTGGAATGGAATAAAATTTTGAAAAGATAAATCAGAAAAAAATTGAGTTGAACTTAGAATAATAAATAGAGCTAAAAAACAGGTACCACCTGATGAAATACCCAGGATAAAAGGATCGGCCAAAGGATTTCTGAGAACTCTTTGCAAAACACATCCACTTAATGCTAAAATCGCACCAACTAAAGCGGCCTGCATAAGACTATTAAATCTTAACTCAAGTATTTTATATTCATTACTAGAAAAAGCAAATGAGGAATTTAAAACTTCGCTAAAAGAAAGCTTTACTGATCCGTGATAAATACTTAAAAAAGCAGATAGAAAAAAAATGAATGTATATATGGAACACACTTTAAGAGAAAAATTTGATTTCAACTCACAAACTTTCTATAAATTTTATACCTTCTATTATTCTTGGTCCTGGTCTTACTAATACATCGTCTGGAACAATTATAACTTTGATTTTATCAATATCATTACCATAAATTTTTTTAATGAATCCAGTCTGCAAAGTTAAAGATTCTTTTTTATTTTTACCTTCAACAGATCCTACAAGAATAATATCAGGTCTGTTTTTTATTAAATACTCTTCAGATATAATTGGGTATTTTATAACACTTTTACCAACAATATTTTTTAAACCCGATTTTAAAAAAAGTCCGCCTAACCATGTTTCTTCACTCACTGAATATATTGGGTTAAACTGAAGCGCAAATAAAAAAGAATTACTTTTCTTTGGTTTATTTTCAAGTGAATCCATTGCTTCTTGAATTCTTTTCGCAATAATTTCGCCTTTTTTTTCCACACCTAATTTT is a genomic window containing:
- a CDS encoding GNAT family N-acetyltransferase; translated protein: MKLSKKPYFSTKRLQLRYITEQDVDDIFYFAKNSNITRYTTFDTHRNIQDSYNFIRRSRALNIKDPLNPLAIVIQESGKEKMIGTVGLFHGSMCKENTLELGYALGEDWWGKGYVVEAAQILINHAFKQTSTHRIQAVCVRENIGSFRVMEKLGMQREGILRKYAYKNDYHYDLYMYSLLKEEWEVFK
- a CDS encoding FecCD family ABC transporter permease, with the protein product MKSNFSLKVCSIYTFIFFLSAFLSIYHGSVKLSFSEVLNSSFAFSSNEYKILELRFNSLMQAALVGAILALSGCVLQRVLRNPLADPFILGISSGGTCFLALFIILSSTQFFSDLSFQNFIPFQSIFTFIGCFLSFFILIFFRKKIKSVNDEYIYPVIGIIINSFFSSISLMIITLARPEQLSEIHNAMIGTLQPITLIQLFIFYTMSIMPIFFLLRNTNYFDLMLFGDDFSKSMGINPVKLRKTSIVMICFLVSLVVSTAGSIGFIGLIIPHMIRRLHRFSARFECILSMILGAIVLINADTLSRSLFSPAQLPLGIFTAILGAPVLAFILIRKKV
- a CDS encoding universal stress protein, whose product is MSMYKKILLCTDFSEDSLKYLGKSFKIAHSFQAETHLCHVVLPVASVPIHGYYYPMDIDLEKKIMEKAEEKMQEVAAQYKLETNQKHVFFGNPKPGIVAFAKENAFDLVIVAGHHHSFIGMLGSTANYIANKIHCDVLIVNN
- a CDS encoding class I SAM-dependent methyltransferase, with amino-acid sequence MEQLKIEKMRQFYDLFPYPNRPFFLSPKIEAHLTSHGGFARLISLGRISFAQRLWQMSLSYKKNNKTVNKQEIYMFKGEIEAVFPSSNRILLVGCGTDEPLLFRKLHKKNEILAVDLSRKALKNAKKKISYQRFKNLFTHQESLKKVNFLLGNAEMILKEKALGSFDFIQCFGVLHHQPNPYLLLKAIEERLNPGGALRLMVYSYHGRKLERRIQARYKAMWSSFFEKRFKIKILLNYLQLRVWQFLNYLGFLPATTERFRYLGIGSVSVADALMHPSDQGISLNYFHECALQLGLEMIYCEGKIENMGYQVGFENPIEVWYKILEADKKQELLTNPIMIYRKGIKIESK
- a CDS encoding ABC transporter substrate-binding protein; translation: MRSKYFNFVILIIFYFQVSYANNKQKIVTLAPNLTEIVFALDLGDQLVGNTLICDYPIKAKSIFKVGQYNDPNLEKILTSGATVVLATKGNPITKLNKLKSYGIKIIEVNPERAEDLPVIIKEVAKKLGVEKKGEIIAKRIQEAMDSLENKPKKSNSFLFALQFNPIYSVSEETWLGGLFLKSGLKNIVGKSVIKYPIISEEYLIKNRPDIILVGSVEGKNKKESLTLQTGFIKKIYGNDIDKIKVIIVPDDVLVRPGPRIIEGIKFIESL
- a CDS encoding ABC transporter ATP-binding protein, which produces MMGLNFKVKTLFYLDYNRKTLLKDINFEFNEGEIICFLGNNGAGKSTLLKICAGVVEPSYGQVSINQEKISNINNLYRSRMISWLPQSFTRAENFNVEEFLLLERENNIKFLQKSNNEFSIDFSSLLRDFDIASQAKKEIILLSGGEWKRVQLARIWQRKSKILILDEPDGDLDLKHKINLVEKCREYVVKNKAIIFLATHDLHFAKMIANRICALNNGVLTWNSEADIFWNLNILKKLYDLNNQDEFYFKSKESLSF
- a CDS encoding universal stress protein — its product is MYKNILMAIDFSEVTEAVSQKTLLLREITKADVHLCYVLGDESVVAPASYFYYQSFDFNENVLDPLKKKFAELAHHLSISEKNTHFLRGNAKEEILNLSKKLNIDAIIVGGHDHSRLGMLGSVAAVLSNKADCDVLIVKK
- a CDS encoding thioredoxin-like domain-containing protein; translated protein: MPVHAPDFPPQFKWINTKHNLSLANFKGHPILLDFWTYCCINCVHILHDLKKIEEEFCPKGLVVLGVHCAKFSHEKDYENIKDACHRLNIQHPVIVDEEMQLWKKFAVRAWPTFILIDSDGMIAFSASGENKYDILKEHIINLLHNKNLPEIKLCEWENIEDKLNFRYPTKAVATKINNTVHYFVSDTYNNRIVQLNSEGKFISSFGEGILLSPQGCCVWKSELIVCDSEHHRLIAFDLEGKPQRKYRVIAGKGDKGVFESRSEYVAKLAPLNSPTDVCLWGNDLAITCTGSHQIVLFVAKDESILHIAGSGREDIVDGPASFAALAQPSGITAISDTVLAFTDSETSSIRLVVKNWNESGKTMIVSLVGEGLFDFGFCDGLGAEARLQHPLSCAWSSVSNNLYIVDSYNNALRIYSVDKDYLGTVHLSEKLNEPSGISWFDGHLIISDTNCHRIIVIDETKITQKDNIDSLDVIPIENIYSGPFGHISDVPKYMLTQDIV